In one Prosthecochloris aestuarii DSM 271 genomic region, the following are encoded:
- the surE gene encoding 5'/3'-nucleotidase SurE, whose amino-acid sequence MTDNRPHILVCNDDGIDAEGLHALAVSMKKIGRVTVVAPAEPHSGMGHAMTLGVPLRIKSYEKNNRFFGHTVSGTPVDCIKAALSHILKEKPDIIVSGINYGSNTATNTLYSGTVGAALEGRIQHIPSLAFSLTTYENANFTYAAKFARKLVRKVLREGLPEDTILSVNIPNVDEKDIQGVAITRQGKSRWAEDTIERDDMYGNPYYWLSGRLQLMDDDMQQDEYAVRQNYVAITPIAVDMTNHQALQPLKQWKLKK is encoded by the coding sequence TTGACTGACAACAGACCTCATATCCTTGTATGCAATGATGACGGTATCGATGCCGAAGGGCTCCACGCTCTGGCGGTATCGATGAAAAAAATCGGTCGGGTAACCGTTGTTGCCCCCGCTGAACCGCACAGCGGCATGGGCCACGCCATGACCCTCGGTGTTCCGCTGAGAATAAAGAGCTATGAAAAAAACAACCGTTTCTTCGGCCATACCGTCTCCGGAACGCCTGTCGACTGCATCAAAGCGGCACTGAGCCATATTCTGAAGGAAAAACCTGACATCATCGTCAGCGGCATCAACTATGGCAGCAATACCGCAACAAACACCCTCTATTCGGGTACCGTCGGCGCAGCCCTGGAGGGAAGGATTCAGCATATTCCGTCACTGGCATTCTCGCTGACCACCTATGAAAACGCAAATTTCACCTATGCGGCCAAGTTTGCCAGAAAACTCGTGCGCAAGGTCCTTCGTGAAGGCCTTCCCGAAGACACCATCCTTTCGGTCAATATCCCGAATGTGGATGAAAAGGATATCCAGGGAGTAGCCATCACCCGTCAGGGGAAGTCCCGTTGGGCGGAAGATACCATAGAACGCGACGATATGTATGGAAACCCCTACTACTGGCTGAGCGGCCGGCTCCAGCTTATGGATGACGACATGCAGCAGGATGAATATGCGGTGCGGCAGAACTATGTCGCCATTACGCCAATCGCAGTCGACATGACCAACCATCAGGCGCTGCAACCGCTTAAACAATGGAAATTAAAAAAGTAA
- the bshC gene encoding bacillithiol biosynthesis cysteine-adding enzyme BshC: protein MNTFLIDYQQIQSPAKGFSKLFVDYASEGEARQELTSNFFHYDYRHEADYYKLLGSLSSKSFAREALRDLLLRQNREYGVAEEHLQLLEKIRSPRCMTIVTGQQPGLFTGPLYTIYKALSAVVIAERQKAMFPDYDFLPIFWIESDDHDFEESACTSLFRGSTRQEIILEPWNRLPGQMVSRSPIGPSIRQCLDTLVESLHESDYREDIITKLNEFYREETTLDGGFARTMAWLFRDYPLFFLSPGDPAFKKLSVEVFFRELSTCPEASHTVIAQSSRLEEKGYSAQAKPRTVNLFYINDHNQRQKIEQVDRDFFALSPGKQRYSRHQILEMCGDHPERFSPNVILRAIVQDHVLPVFAYIGGPGEISYLAQYRRTYEHFGLKMPFIIPRGSFTLIEPVVSRIMDKVMQKSGRPSLSRKHMYQTAFHDMAALQKNAIKGGDNHDYDALFDRTAEALARELLALRPALVQLDPTLEQSLMGTSKQAEKALDTLRQKTQRANRRKHDELLGQIDKSAMHLFPGGVPQERVVNIFYYLNKYGPGLIDELAMVLRAHSTESHIALEL, encoded by the coding sequence GTGAACACCTTCCTCATTGATTATCAGCAGATTCAATCGCCGGCAAAGGGCTTTTCAAAACTCTTTGTCGATTACGCCTCCGAAGGTGAAGCCCGTCAGGAACTGACATCAAACTTCTTTCACTACGATTACCGCCATGAGGCGGATTACTACAAGCTGCTCGGTTCACTCTCCTCGAAGTCGTTCGCAAGGGAGGCGCTCCGGGACCTGCTGCTGCGCCAGAACCGGGAGTACGGGGTAGCTGAAGAGCATCTGCAGCTGCTTGAAAAGATCCGCTCCCCCCGCTGCATGACGATTGTTACCGGTCAGCAGCCGGGACTTTTTACAGGACCGCTCTATACCATCTACAAAGCACTGAGCGCCGTCGTCATCGCTGAACGGCAGAAGGCCATGTTTCCGGACTACGATTTTCTTCCGATTTTCTGGATAGAAAGCGACGACCACGATTTTGAAGAGTCTGCCTGCACCTCCCTCTTCAGAGGCTCAACGCGTCAGGAGATCATCCTTGAACCCTGGAACAGGCTTCCGGGACAGATGGTGAGCCGTTCACCAATAGGCCCTTCCATACGACAGTGTCTCGACACCCTCGTCGAAAGCCTCCACGAATCGGATTACCGCGAAGATATCATCACGAAGCTCAACGAGTTCTATCGTGAAGAAACAACTCTTGATGGGGGGTTTGCGCGCACCATGGCCTGGCTGTTCAGGGACTACCCCCTCTTTTTCCTCTCACCGGGAGATCCTGCATTCAAAAAGCTGTCGGTTGAAGTCTTTTTCAGAGAGCTTTCAACCTGCCCTGAAGCCTCGCATACCGTCATCGCCCAAAGTTCCAGGCTTGAAGAGAAGGGCTACAGCGCCCAGGCAAAGCCGCGAACGGTCAACCTTTTCTACATCAATGATCATAACCAGCGACAGAAAATTGAACAGGTTGACAGAGATTTCTTTGCTCTTTCCCCCGGCAAACAACGTTATTCGCGACACCAGATACTTGAAATGTGCGGAGACCATCCTGAAAGGTTCAGTCCCAACGTTATACTCAGAGCGATCGTGCAGGACCATGTCCTCCCCGTCTTCGCCTATATCGGCGGCCCCGGAGAGATCAGCTACCTCGCACAGTACCGCAGAACCTATGAACACTTCGGGCTCAAGATGCCCTTTATCATCCCGAGAGGAAGTTTTACGCTTATAGAACCTGTAGTCAGCCGCATCATGGATAAAGTGATGCAAAAGTCCGGCAGGCCGAGCTTATCGAGAAAACATATGTACCAGACGGCATTTCATGATATGGCTGCCCTTCAGAAAAACGCCATAAAAGGCGGTGACAATCATGACTATGACGCTCTCTTCGATCGAACGGCTGAAGCTCTTGCACGAGAACTCCTTGCACTCCGGCCAGCTCTCGTACAACTTGATCCTACACTTGAGCAATCACTGATGGGAACCTCGAAACAGGCAGAAAAAGCCCTCGATACGCTCCGCCAGAAAACACAGAGAGCGAACCGGAGAAAACATGATGAGCTCTTAGGCCAAATCGATAAAAGCGCGATGCACCTCTTTCCCGGAGGGGTACCTCAGGAAAGAGTCGTCAATATCTTTTACTATCTGAACAAATACGGCCCAGGGCTCATTGATGAGCTGGCTATGGTCCTCAGAGCACACTCCACCGAGTCACATATTGCCCTGGAGCTTTGA
- a CDS encoding cytochrome c biogenesis protein, producing the protein MTWVEFPYAAYTAIAFWACGGAVSLAGVRKPGLKVPGLLLMLAGSAVMVLFLILFWVGLDRPPLRTLGETRLWYAILIPLVGFLVEYRWKITWLKYYCVVLAALFLSINLMSPDLYDKSLMPALQSVWFIPHVVVYLVGYVLLAASSAAAWHTLLRSPRGGMGETGESVSHYLALLGFVFLSFGLVFGALWAKEAWGHYWTWDPKETWALISWLVYLGYMHANAMNIGRRSLQWYLGLAFLVLLVSWFGVNYLPSAQNSVHSYQSV; encoded by the coding sequence ATGACGTGGGTCGAGTTTCCTTATGCCGCATATACCGCCATAGCCTTCTGGGCATGCGGCGGGGCAGTTTCTCTTGCCGGGGTCAGAAAGCCAGGGCTGAAGGTTCCCGGACTGCTCCTGATGCTTGCCGGTTCAGCGGTCATGGTGCTGTTTCTTATTCTGTTCTGGGTCGGTCTGGACCGTCCCCCACTTCGAACGCTGGGAGAGACCCGTCTCTGGTATGCGATACTGATTCCTCTTGTGGGTTTTCTGGTGGAATATCGCTGGAAAATAACATGGCTGAAATACTACTGTGTGGTGTTAGCAGCACTGTTTCTCAGTATCAATCTCATGTCTCCCGACCTCTACGATAAAAGTCTTATGCCTGCGCTGCAGAGTGTCTGGTTTATACCTCATGTGGTGGTCTATCTTGTCGGTTATGTGCTGCTTGCCGCCTCATCTGCAGCGGCATGGCATACGCTGTTGCGTTCTCCACGAGGCGGTATGGGGGAAACAGGCGAGAGTGTTTCGCACTATCTTGCGCTGCTTGGCTTTGTTTTTCTTTCCTTCGGGCTGGTTTTTGGTGCGCTCTGGGCCAAAGAGGCATGGGGGCATTACTGGACCTGGGATCCTAAAGAGACATGGGCACTCATCTCATGGCTGGTCTATCTGGGCTATATGCACGCCAATGCCATGAACATCGGTCGTCGTTCTCTTCAATGGTATCTCGGGCTGGCTTTTCTTGTGCTGCTGGTCAGCTGGTTCGGGGTCAACTACCTTCCATCAGCGCAGAACAGCGTGCACAGTTATCAGTCTGTGTAA
- the thyX gene encoding FAD-dependent thymidylate synthase: MNVRLISVTNPLIEIDNERLDPEGLIAYCARVSSPQQDKPDYRNLLQYCIRNRHWSIFEMVDMTVEIVTSRAISPQILRHKSFCFQEFSQRYSKVQAFETYEPRRQDKQNRQNSIDDLDDPTVGWFLKAQNDICALSVEKYNEALDKGIAKECARMLLPLSTQTKLYMKGSVRSWIHYLEVRLDPGTQKEHREIAEAVRTIFMEQFPVTASALGWNTQEER; encoded by the coding sequence ATGAACGTACGACTCATATCCGTCACAAATCCGCTGATCGAAATCGACAATGAGCGCCTGGATCCTGAGGGGCTGATTGCCTACTGCGCCAGGGTTTCAAGTCCGCAGCAGGACAAACCGGATTACCGTAATCTCCTTCAATACTGTATCAGAAACCGCCACTGGAGCATCTTTGAAATGGTGGATATGACGGTAGAGATCGTCACATCAAGGGCTATATCGCCCCAGATCCTCCGCCATAAAAGCTTCTGTTTTCAGGAGTTCTCCCAGCGCTATTCAAAAGTTCAGGCATTCGAGACCTATGAGCCGCGAAGGCAGGATAAACAAAACCGCCAGAATTCGATCGATGACCTTGACGACCCTACGGTCGGATGGTTTTTGAAAGCCCAGAACGATATCTGCGCTCTTTCGGTCGAAAAATATAACGAGGCTCTCGACAAGGGCATCGCGAAGGAGTGCGCGAGAATGCTTCTCCCCTTGAGCACGCAAACCAAGCTCTACATGAAAGGTTCGGTACGAAGCTGGATCCATTATCTGGAAGTACGGCTCGATCCCGGCACGCAGAAAGAGCACCGGGAGATCGCTGAAGCGGTAAGGACAATTTTCATGGAACAGTTTCCGGTCACTGCCTCAGCGCTTGGATGGAACACTCAGGAAGAAAGATGA
- the clpP gene encoding ATP-dependent Clp endopeptidase proteolytic subunit ClpP gives MANINFGFERQAQKMYSGAIEQGIQNSLVPMVIETSGRGERAFDIFSRLLRERIIFLGTPIDEHVASLLMAQLIFLESEDPERDIYIYINSPGGSVSAGLGIYDTMQYIRPEVSTVCVGMAASMGAFLLASGAKDKRASLPHSRIMIHQPSGGAQGQETDILIQAREIEKIRKLLDEILAQHTGQDVQKIRSDSERDRWMNAEEAKAYGIIDQIFDRRPALDKKDA, from the coding sequence ATGGCAAATATCAATTTCGGCTTTGAGCGGCAGGCACAGAAAATGTATTCCGGCGCTATAGAGCAGGGTATCCAGAACAGTCTTGTCCCGATGGTTATCGAAACATCCGGCCGCGGTGAAAGGGCTTTCGATATCTTTTCCCGTCTTCTCAGGGAACGTATCATTTTTCTGGGCACTCCCATTGACGAGCATGTGGCAAGTCTTCTCATGGCTCAGCTGATTTTTCTGGAATCCGAAGATCCTGAGCGCGATATATATATTTACATTAATTCACCGGGGGGCAGTGTTTCGGCCGGACTGGGTATTTACGATACCATGCAGTATATCCGTCCCGAAGTCTCTACCGTCTGCGTCGGTATGGCAGCCAGCATGGGCGCGTTTCTTCTGGCAAGCGGTGCGAAAGATAAACGAGCGTCGCTTCCGCACTCCCGCATCATGATCCATCAGCCATCCGGCGGTGCTCAGGGCCAGGAGACAGATATTCTTATTCAGGCTCGCGAGATCGAGAAAATACGCAAGCTCCTTGATGAAATCCTTGCACAGCATACCGGTCAGGACGTCCAGAAAATCAGGTCTGATTCCGAACGGGACCGCTGGATGAATGCAGAAGAGGCGAAAGCCTATGGCATTATCGACCAGATTTTCGACCGCCGTCCAGCCCTGGATAAAAAGGATGCCTGA
- a CDS encoding BamA/TamA family outer membrane protein, which yields MLLLLIIIPCPATASPVTIYPDTLDLPQQRLEIAKAMRPARQSVGLAFSGGGANGMAQIGVLKALEEENIPIDFITGTSIGAIIGGLYSAGYSAAELERIAEDLPWNDLLSFNDEGARGNTFIEQQKIRDRATIAIRFSNFKLVVPRSLSAAQNLTRTLDLLCMNAPYHPQQTFDDLPIAFRAVTTDLVSAKRVTLDKGSLSEAMRASSTVPVLFQPVEMGEWKLADGGLVANLAVDELERAGIAYKIAIDTRGSMYTLADDIDIPWKAADQAMTILIELQYPRQLEKADVVITPDVRGNTALDFSDIPGLIEAGYRSGKALAGNIREGIVMPLRHTTPLKSYRTTLTVSGLPTTHAPDFYEAGAIIRNSSSAEEALKKLLETGLFTSVHAVADREKGTLQFLAETTPFFEDVIVNGPENGPEKPAIDSCFAAISGRWYTNSEGSQALENLLRIYRSLGLSLVEIEKIAISDKTLSITMSDGKPGDILITQNRNITRPTPIRRELRIDTSKVLKLDNVERSIDNLFATGAFNRVSIGIAESEPEESEQRLRIRLDEKPGNVLRLGLRYDETYKAQALFDLRNENLNGTADSFGGWAKISEKNNRLNLEYYMPRIGSTNLTFMTKLFYDHLVSDLRTVPFSTQVFKHYKDSYDRYSFQQYGWTSAFGTRMGRNGQLLLDLTLQNAQSFTDENQGLYPEDNNDMALVAVEFTLDNRDDSLLPTSGRYSHLQYRLAPSLFNKKTFRAFSGEHEENISFDRETSAQLSIHLGLSDEQTPLTEQFFIGGAGSPYSRRFIGLKERDLSGNNMLLLGANIRYSPDFAIIFPSSFEIYYNVGQVWDEQFSLGEMIHGIGAGLTWKTPIGPARFTAAKAFTFESKETDSEKHGLSFAESVFYFSLGHEF from the coding sequence ATGCTGCTGCTCCTTATCATTATTCCTTGCCCCGCCACGGCTTCTCCTGTCACCATCTACCCCGATACGCTTGATCTGCCGCAGCAACGTCTGGAAATCGCAAAAGCAATGCGGCCGGCAAGACAAAGCGTAGGGCTTGCGTTTTCCGGCGGCGGAGCAAACGGTATGGCTCAGATCGGAGTGCTCAAGGCACTCGAAGAGGAGAATATTCCTATCGATTTCATTACCGGCACCAGTATCGGAGCAATTATCGGAGGTCTTTACAGTGCCGGATATAGCGCAGCTGAACTTGAACGGATCGCTGAAGACCTTCCATGGAACGATCTGTTATCCTTCAACGATGAAGGGGCCAGAGGCAACACCTTCATCGAGCAGCAGAAAATCAGGGACCGGGCAACCATAGCAATCCGTTTCAGCAATTTCAAGCTGGTTGTACCACGATCACTGAGCGCGGCACAGAACCTTACGCGAACGCTTGATCTGCTCTGCATGAACGCGCCCTACCACCCGCAGCAGACATTTGATGACCTGCCGATTGCGTTCAGGGCGGTAACGACCGATCTGGTCAGCGCAAAACGCGTCACACTCGACAAAGGCTCCCTGTCTGAAGCGATGCGGGCAAGCAGCACCGTCCCGGTGCTCTTTCAACCGGTTGAAATGGGAGAATGGAAACTCGCCGACGGAGGGCTGGTGGCCAACCTTGCCGTTGACGAACTTGAACGGGCCGGCATAGCATATAAAATTGCGATCGATACAAGAGGAAGCATGTATACGCTTGCCGATGACATCGATATTCCATGGAAGGCCGCCGACCAGGCAATGACAATTCTCATCGAACTGCAGTATCCCCGGCAGCTTGAAAAAGCTGATGTCGTGATCACCCCGGATGTACGGGGCAATACCGCTCTTGATTTTTCCGACATACCGGGACTGATCGAAGCCGGATACCGCAGCGGAAAAGCCCTTGCCGGTAACATCCGTGAAGGGATCGTCATGCCTCTGCGCCATACAACGCCGCTGAAATCCTACCGCACAACCCTGACGGTTTCAGGTCTGCCAACAACACACGCACCGGATTTTTACGAGGCCGGCGCAATCATTCGAAACAGCTCTTCAGCAGAAGAAGCACTGAAAAAACTGCTTGAAACCGGACTGTTTACAAGCGTCCACGCCGTCGCCGACCGTGAAAAAGGGACACTTCAGTTCCTGGCCGAAACAACGCCCTTTTTTGAAGATGTCATTGTCAACGGACCGGAAAATGGCCCCGAAAAACCAGCTATTGACAGCTGTTTTGCGGCTATCAGCGGAAGATGGTATACCAACAGTGAAGGCAGCCAAGCCCTTGAAAACCTTCTGCGCATCTACCGCTCGCTGGGTCTGAGCCTCGTCGAGATCGAAAAGATTGCCATTTCAGACAAAACCCTCTCCATCACCATGAGCGATGGCAAACCGGGTGACATCCTCATTACACAAAACCGCAACATCACCCGACCGACGCCGATCAGGAGAGAACTCCGGATCGATACATCCAAAGTACTCAAACTCGACAACGTCGAGCGCTCGATCGACAATCTGTTCGCAACGGGTGCGTTCAACCGGGTCTCTATAGGGATCGCTGAAAGCGAGCCGGAAGAGTCTGAACAGCGACTGCGCATCAGGCTCGATGAAAAACCGGGAAACGTCCTCAGACTGGGACTGCGGTATGATGAGACATACAAAGCACAGGCACTCTTCGACCTGAGGAACGAAAACCTGAATGGAACAGCTGACTCCTTTGGCGGTTGGGCAAAAATCAGTGAAAAAAACAATCGTCTGAACCTCGAATACTACATGCCCCGCATCGGCAGCACAAACCTGACCTTCATGACGAAACTCTTCTATGATCATCTCGTCAGCGATCTGCGAACAGTTCCGTTTTCAACGCAGGTATTCAAGCACTATAAAGACAGCTACGATCGATATTCATTCCAGCAATACGGCTGGACCTCGGCTTTCGGTACGCGCATGGGACGCAACGGTCAGCTGCTGCTGGACCTGACCTTGCAGAATGCGCAGTCATTCACCGACGAAAACCAGGGTCTCTACCCTGAAGACAATAACGATATGGCATTGGTGGCTGTCGAGTTTACCCTCGACAACCGGGACGACTCCCTTCTGCCCACCTCAGGACGGTACAGCCACCTGCAATACCGCCTGGCGCCGTCGCTCTTCAACAAAAAAACCTTCCGGGCATTCTCTGGTGAACATGAGGAAAATATCTCTTTCGATAGAGAGACCTCTGCACAGTTGAGCATCCATCTTGGATTGAGCGATGAGCAGACCCCATTGACTGAACAATTTTTCATCGGTGGAGCCGGCAGTCCATACAGCAGGCGTTTTATCGGCCTGAAGGAGCGCGACCTGTCAGGAAATAACATGCTGCTCCTGGGGGCCAATATCCGTTACAGTCCTGATTTTGCCATCATTTTCCCCTCATCATTCGAGATCTACTATAATGTCGGTCAGGTATGGGATGAACAATTCTCCCTGGGCGAGATGATCCATGGTATCGGAGCAGGCCTCACATGGAAAACCCCTATCGGGCCCGCCCGTTTTACCGCTGCAAAGGCGTTCACCTTCGAGAGCAAAGAAACCGACAGCGAAAAACATGGTCTGAGCTTTGCGGAATCAGTCTTCTATTTCAGTCTCGGCCACGAGTTCTGA
- the accD gene encoding acetyl-CoA carboxylase, carboxyltransferase subunit beta, giving the protein MVWFKRAKPSIFTKDKRDMPEGLWWKCESCGAMLHKKQVEDHFYTCCECGYHFRLSPYQYFSLLFDEKKYDEFDDNLRAADPLHFSDTRKYPDRVHDILEKTGKTEACRNAIGRVSGHDLVISAMDFGFIGGSMGSVVGEKISRAVSKSIEHNAPLLIISQSGGARMMEGAFSLMQMAKTSARLSQLSARGIPYISLMTNPTMGGTSASYAMLGDINISEPKALIGFAGPRVIRDTIKRDLPEGFQRAEFLLEHGFLDCIVHRRDLKHRLSQILGHLSS; this is encoded by the coding sequence ATGGTCTGGTTTAAACGCGCAAAGCCTTCGATTTTTACGAAAGATAAACGGGATATGCCTGAGGGGCTGTGGTGGAAATGTGAAAGCTGCGGCGCAATGCTGCATAAAAAACAGGTTGAAGACCATTTCTACACCTGTTGTGAGTGCGGCTACCATTTCAGACTTTCCCCCTATCAGTACTTTTCTCTGCTTTTCGATGAAAAGAAATATGACGAGTTCGATGACAATCTGCGCGCAGCCGATCCGCTGCATTTTTCCGACACAAGGAAATATCCGGACCGTGTTCACGATATTCTCGAAAAAACGGGAAAAACGGAAGCATGCCGAAACGCCATCGGAAGAGTCAGCGGTCATGATCTGGTGATTTCAGCTATGGATTTCGGGTTCATTGGAGGCTCGATGGGCTCGGTGGTAGGGGAGAAAATCTCCCGTGCCGTCTCAAAGAGCATTGAGCACAATGCTCCGCTTCTGATCATATCACAGTCCGGCGGGGCCAGGATGATGGAGGGTGCCTTCAGTCTTATGCAGATGGCAAAGACCTCAGCCAGGCTTTCGCAGCTCAGTGCCAGAGGGATTCCATATATATCGCTCATGACCAACCCGACAATGGGGGGGACAAGCGCTTCCTATGCCATGCTTGGAGATATTAATATCAGTGAGCCGAAAGCACTGATAGGGTTTGCCGGACCAAGGGTTATCCGCGATACCATCAAGCGGGACCTTCCTGAAGGCTTTCAGCGGGCGGAATTTCTTTTAGAGCACGGATTTCTGGATTGTATCGTCCATCGCAGAGATCTGAAACACCGTCTTTCACAGATCCTCGGTCATCTTTCTTCCTGA
- a CDS encoding protein-disulfide reductase DsbD family protein, whose product MRLRRIFSLIILLNLAVHASLTAAMAFVFMEDTAEPVKAELFAAGELDDGGLLVAVHLTIQPGWHLYWEHPGEAGMPVSITWRLPEGYRALPLEFPLPGRFEAAGLIGYGYDEEVVLFSAIVPQVPGNSQRLRSDLFPLQAEVSWLSCRESCIPGSASLRLETGEPDSSRSGLVDLWRSKVPVASSSATVAVERFVLEEVNGDFRLRADLAGPDADAINGFFPLSPLEGLDLKGIEAAPGRLFLPLKGADFPETVSGVLVTGNGAYRTEKIPVEISSGSSAPDDAGSLGAMLFLAFFGGMLLNIMPCVLPVLGLKVFSLIGPGGDRAAGRFLSLVFAGGVLFSFWVLAAFIWGLQAMGAQVGWGFQFQSPAFVMFMAAVVFAFALNLFGVFEFSAPVVSGRLGRLASHHDSAGAFVSGVLATTLATPCTAPFLGTALGFAFAQPPGIIFLIFTVIAAGMAMPYVVLAWHPSWLKFLPRPGQWMYRFKQIMGFILVAVVVWLASILGSQGGSPAMLNLFVLLFAVSFVLWLTGLFTAPGTSTLRQALVWLITIGFLAGAYMLLSGRIGTISSDSRNSLEPGSHTDGNGVVWLDYSPDVLDTLLKEEKSVLIDFTAEWCLTCKVLEASVLGNEEIGRALKREGLVAVRADWTSRNDEITALLQRFGRSGIPLLVIIPQGRIDNAVVLPEVVTVDMLLDALSGVSGDSLSKLQGNM is encoded by the coding sequence ATGCGACTACGCCGGATTTTTTCATTGATCATACTGCTGAACCTTGCTGTTCATGCCTCCCTGACTGCTGCAATGGCCTTTGTCTTCATGGAGGATACAGCAGAGCCAGTCAAGGCAGAACTCTTTGCAGCCGGAGAGCTTGATGATGGAGGTCTTCTTGTTGCCGTTCATCTTACCATTCAGCCAGGCTGGCATCTCTACTGGGAGCATCCCGGTGAGGCGGGCATGCCGGTCAGCATCACATGGAGGCTTCCCGAAGGCTACCGTGCTCTTCCCCTTGAATTTCCTCTTCCCGGCCGATTTGAGGCGGCCGGTCTTATCGGCTATGGATACGATGAAGAAGTTGTGCTTTTTTCAGCCATTGTCCCGCAGGTTCCCGGCAACAGCCAACGGCTTCGGTCAGACCTTTTTCCGCTTCAGGCAGAAGTGAGCTGGCTTTCATGCAGGGAAAGCTGTATCCCCGGATCCGCATCGCTTCGTCTCGAAACCGGAGAGCCGGATTCCTCGCGTTCAGGGCTGGTCGATCTGTGGCGTTCGAAAGTTCCCGTTGCGTCCAGCTCCGCCACCGTTGCTGTCGAGCGGTTTGTTCTCGAAGAGGTGAATGGCGATTTCAGGCTTCGTGCTGATCTTGCAGGTCCGGATGCAGATGCGATCAACGGTTTTTTTCCCCTCTCTCCACTTGAGGGTCTTGATCTCAAAGGGATCGAAGCTGCTCCGGGGCGACTGTTTCTTCCTTTGAAGGGGGCTGATTTTCCTGAAACCGTATCCGGGGTTCTGGTTACTGGGAACGGTGCCTATCGTACGGAGAAGATTCCGGTCGAGATCTCTTCCGGCAGTTCCGCTCCGGATGATGCGGGCTCTCTTGGAGCGATGCTTTTCCTCGCCTTTTTTGGCGGCATGCTGCTCAATATTATGCCCTGTGTACTGCCTGTTCTCGGTCTCAAGGTCTTCAGCCTGATCGGGCCGGGTGGAGATCGTGCTGCAGGACGTTTCCTGAGCCTTGTTTTTGCCGGAGGAGTGCTTTTTTCTTTCTGGGTTCTCGCAGCATTTATCTGGGGTTTGCAGGCAATGGGCGCCCAGGTTGGCTGGGGATTTCAGTTTCAGTCTCCGGCTTTCGTCATGTTTATGGCTGCTGTAGTGTTTGCATTCGCTCTCAACCTGTTTGGTGTTTTTGAGTTCAGCGCTCCGGTTGTTTCAGGACGGCTTGGACGGCTCGCTTCCCATCATGACAGTGCGGGTGCTTTTGTCAGCGGGGTTCTTGCCACGACACTGGCGACACCCTGTACAGCGCCTTTTCTTGGAACAGCCCTTGGTTTTGCTTTTGCACAGCCACCCGGTATCATTTTTCTCATTTTTACGGTTATCGCTGCGGGTATGGCGATGCCGTATGTTGTTCTGGCATGGCATCCTTCATGGTTGAAGTTTCTTCCGAGGCCAGGCCAATGGATGTATCGCTTCAAACAGATCATGGGTTTCATTCTCGTTGCTGTTGTCGTCTGGCTCGCCTCAATATTGGGCAGTCAGGGGGGGAGCCCGGCTATGCTGAACCTGTTTGTGCTCCTTTTTGCTGTCTCATTTGTTCTCTGGCTTACCGGTCTTTTTACTGCTCCCGGTACGTCGACGCTTCGTCAGGCGCTCGTCTGGCTGATCACGATAGGCTTTCTCGCCGGGGCTTATATGCTTCTTTCCGGAAGGATCGGAACGATATCGTCTGACTCCCGCAACAGTCTGGAACCCGGCAGCCATACCGATGGTAACGGCGTCGTCTGGCTTGACTACAGCCCGGATGTTCTTGATACTCTCCTGAAGGAAGAAAAGAGCGTCCTGATCGATTTTACCGCAGAGTGGTGTTTGACCTGTAAGGTGCTGGAAGCAAGTGTTCTCGGCAATGAAGAGATTGGACGTGCGCTGAAGCGTGAGGGGCTTGTCGCGGTCAGGGCTGACTGGACAAGTCGAAATGATGAAATTACCGCTCTTCTCCAGCGTTTTGGCCGTTCCGGCATCCCTCTTCTTGTCATTATTCCTCAGGGGCGGATAGACAATGCTGTGGTGCTGCCTGAAGTCGTTACCGTCGATATGCTTCTCGACGCGCTCTCCGGGGTTTCCGGCGATTCGCTTTCAAAGCTCCAGGGCAATATGTGA